The Anastrepha ludens isolate Willacy chromosome 2, idAnaLude1.1, whole genome shotgun sequence genome contains a region encoding:
- the LOC128858915 gene encoding protein NDUFAF4 homolog produces MGKVMSMVARKVNRFNVENRAHRILERDKPVPAPKYESNIQDMQRALELDPKLVEKLNMKNQALDDRLKSVYVTSEDKFIDYAAQRTDSSKSLPLSRKTPQDFEYGHREPATVRPGRCTLRQAMQFITDHQSDPDLWTKERIASDYKLKQEVVENILHYFKSFNVYIPDRGQKERILSQASKKLIENKGKEE; encoded by the exons AAAGTGAATCGTTTTAATGTAGAAAATAGGGCACATCGAATATTGGAACGTGACAAGCCGGTACCGGCACCAAAATACGAGTCCAATATTCAGGACATGCAGCGAGCTCTTGAAT TGGACCCCAAGCTGGTGGAAAAACTGAATATGAAAAACCAAGCGCTAGATGATCGATTGAAAAGTGTTTATGTAACTTCGGAGGATAAATTT ATTGACTATGCTGCTCAACGTACAGATTCCAGCAAATCACTTCCATTAAGTCGAAAAACTCCGCAGGATTTTGAGTACGGCCACAGAGAACCAGCTACAGTGAGACCCGGTCGTTGTACACTACGGCAAGCAATGCAATTCATTACTGATCATCAAAGCGACCCAGACTTATGGACAAAAGAAAGAATTGCTTCAGATTACAAACTAAAGCAAGAAGTTGTTG AAAATATTCTTCActattttaaaagctttaacGTGTACATCCCAGATAGAGGACAAAAAGAACGTATTCTTTCGCAGGCGAGtaagaaattaattgaaaataaagggAAAGAAGAGTAa
- the LOC128858909 gene encoding SKI8 subunit of superkiller complex protein, with protein sequence MFSLLHKEESAHDDGIWSCSWGRVQRETSSDNATVDEKDGDASHDSDFGVKKPEPVDFIVTGGLDDLVKVWDIRDDDQLKLRHTLKGHSLGVVSVAVSPDGKTIASSSLDSSLCFWDSQSGQQKHLLSFGPVDLWTVAFSPCNKYVISGSNDGKISMYSVETGKAEQVLDPQNGKFTLSIAYSPDGKYIASGAIDGIITIFDVAAGKVAQTLEGHAMSVRSLCFSPNSQMLLTASDDGHMKLYDVAHSDVAGTLSGHASWVLCVSFSEDGKHFASSSSDTTVKIWDFAERKCMHTFSEHSDQAWGVNYSLTNDKVISVSEDKSLNLYNCPPNIVV encoded by the exons atg TTCTCGTTATTACACAAAGAGGAATCTGCGCACGATGATGGT atcTGGTCATGTTCCTGGGGCCGAGTACAACGCGAAACATCCTCTGATAACGCAACGGTAGACGAAAAGGATGGGGATGCTAGTCATGATTCAGACTTTGGAGTAAAAAAGCCAGAACCAGTCGATTTTATTGTGACTGGCGGGTTAGATGATTTAGTTAAAGTTTGGGATATACGTGATGATGATCAACTTAAGTTGCGCCACACTTTGAAGGGCCACTCTCTGGGTGTAGTTTCTGTAGCAGTGAGCCCCGATGGCAAAA CTATCGCGAGCAGTTCCTTAGACTCAAGTCTCTGCTTTTGGGATTCACAAAGTGGTCAACAGAAACATCTGCTCTCCTTTGGACCTGTGGACTTGTGGACAGTTGCGTTTTCGCCTtgcaataaatatgtaatttccGGTTCAAATGATGGCAAAATTTCAATGTATAGCGTAGAAACGGGAAAGGCAGAGCAGGTGCTCGATCCGCAGAATGGAAAATTTACACTAAGCATTGCTTAT AGTCCAGATGGAAAGTACATAGCTAGCGGTGCTATAGACGGCATCATCACCATTTTCGATGTAGCAGCCGGTAAAGTGGCGCAAACTCTCGAAGGTCATGCTATGTCGGTGCGAAGTTTATGTTTCTCCCCGAATTCTCAAATGCTACTAACTGCGTCTGATGATGGACATATGAAACTTTACGATGT TGCGCACTCGGACGTCGCTGGTACGCTATCTGGCCACGCCTCTTGGGTACTTTGCGTTTCTTTTTCCGAAGATGGTAAACATTTTGCGTCGTCGTCTAGTGATACGACTGTCAAGATTTGGGATTTCGCCGAACGTaaatgtatgcacacattcTCCGAACATAGTGATCAGGCTTGGGGCGTGAATTACAGTTTAAcaaacgacaaagttatttcagTGTCCGAAGACAAATCTCTGAATTTGTATAATTGTCCACCCAACATTGTTGTGTAA